The DNA segment GCAGCAGTCAGGGTCATTGGATGAGCCAGGAAGAGACTCGGATAAAAGACTGCGCTGATGTGGTCTCCTATTGCACTCTGGGGTGTCGGCAAGAGGCAGTCTCAGGCGGCTAGCACCGTGTAGCCTCCACCCGGCAAAGGGAGCTGTGGGTATGCGGCCCTGTGAGATATAATGTACACTTCTCCTGTGGGTGCAGTCAGGTGTTCAGCTCGTGCTCGGCACACCACGGGCAACTGCCCTGTGTCCCCGCCATCACCCGCTGCTTCCCATCACCTGCAATGGCGCGAGGCCCTTTGctctgggcaggggctggggggaagagCCCAGCAACTtgccccagccctctgcagcccagctggCATCAGGCACCCTGGGGATGAGTTCTTGCAATTAACACAAAGCAGGAGCCTGAGTGTGACGGCCCTGGGCTGCCTGCCAGTCCTGGGGAGGAGGACTGGGCCATGAGGGGAGGAATGCGGAGCTGCCCCATAGGAATGTACAAGCCCACGGGAATGTGGAGCTGCCAATCACAGCCCCACTCCAAGGGATCTGGGCCCCATGGGACTCCCCAGCAGTGCTGAGGGTGTGTTGGCAGGACAGAGCGatgcctccctcctgcctgcagccctgcctgtggcaCTCAGGGCCACTATGTTGCTTGCCTTGCCCTGGTCCCCTTGGCCACTCATCCTCCTGCCTACAGACAACTCGACCTTCCTGGCCACGGTTCCCCGTGTGGCAACCGCCACGGTGGGTTGGCATGAGGCAGCCTCAGGCCCCGGGGTCAGGGTGTCCCCAGGCTCAGCCCACTGCACCCGCCATATTCGTCCCCATGGGGGGAGCACCCAGCATGGCTCTCTGGGGCTCAGCAGCCCGAGTCCCCAGTGGAACCGTGCCAGCCCTGGGCACTCGCAAGCAGCGGCATGCCAGGGCGCAGGCAGCGCTTGCATCCCCTCGCTTTGGCCAGGGGAGTCCCTGGCCTGGGGTGCATGGGTGACAATTCCAGGGGACACGCTGGGGACAGTGGTGGGTGACAACACCCCGGGGACATCCCTACCTGCACCTCCACCCTCACACAGCATGGCCGCTGCCACGGGCTGAGTTCATGGTGGCCTTACCCACCGAGGGCACCCCTAGTGGCTTCGGCGGCTGTGTCAGGTGCAGGCAGAGCACCCGGCAGGGCAGCCTGTGTTGCCCTGGGCAGAGTCCTGTAGCTGCCAGGGCCAGGGAGAATCCTgcccctctgcccagccctggggcacACACCAGGGTGCTGGACCTTGCGCAAGGGACTGGGACATACTGGGGGGTGTCCAGTGAGGCCCAGGATGGCAGCGAAGGGCCACAGCGTCCCCCTGCATGGCCCTGTGCAGCCACAGAGGTGGCTTGGGGGCTCCTCAGAGTGATGGGAAGGAACACAGAGGCTGGGCCCAGGCTCTCACGGAGGCTGCCCCAGGCACAGCCCCGTTCTTAGGGCTCCCCTAGCCACCACTGCCCTCCCAGGTGCAATGGTAGATGACAGTCCTATGCTTCCCCACACATTCACCCTTGGGATGTTCCCCAGGGTCTTGGCCAGCCACTGCACAGAAGGGGGTGACAGAGCTGCCAGCAGTGACCCCCCATGGGGCCCCCTCAGGCTGGAGCTGCTCTTTGCCTCACTCTGCCCAGGCCAATCATTCAGTCACAAGCAGTGCGTGAGGGTGCCAGCTCAGCCCGACCAAGCAGGCAGCAGTACAGACAAATACTTTATTGATTCCATAGCCTGAGAAAGGGATCTGGGATTTCATAGGAAATGCTGGTCCCAGTCACAACAGCTTCAGAAGAAAtgccctggctggggcagtTGGCCCCTCCACACTGGCCTTGGAGGTATTGCCCACCAGCAATACCATCACGCCCGCTAACTCATCCCGTGTCACTAGGATCAActgggggttactgggatcTCTACCAGGGCAGGGATAACCAGCTCGGTCACTAGAGCCCACACCACCGTGCTGTGCCAGAGCACAGCTCACTACCAGACGCACCATCACTGTGTGACCGTAAGGTGTCAACCACCCCTGTATCCTACAGGGCTTAGCAGCAGGCAATGCCATCCCTCTGGGGACACGGGGCCAACCTGTCTGCCACCGTCACCCCCTCATGGCTAAAACTACAGTCCAGGCACACTCTACAATCCCAGGGGACAGGAATTGAGTGAGAAACTGGCCCAGAGAAGCAGTGGGACATCGTGTGTGTCCCCAAGGAGCAGCTCTGACACTGCTGTCCCTCCTGCGGGGCACAGAGGTGGCTGGGCACCGCTTGGCACCAAGGATTACAGCAGGATGCGGCACGGGCCTTTTCTTGGTGCCCAAAGCACGCTGCCCACAGCAGCACCTCTGCAGCCCACCAGACCTTGTAAGTGGCCAGGAATGAAAACTGTGATAAACAGTTTCCCCATGCTCCCTGCCTAGAGAAGGACAGAGACTTTGTGATGTCAAATAATTACATTAAACAactcaatgaaaaaaaaaaaaacccagaaaactaAACTCAGGAGTCTTAACAGCTTCTCCATTTGGTCTGCACAGTGATGCCACCAGGACCAATTTCTTCTCTTGGTACATGATTCGTGGTTCCCAGCAGTGCACGTGATGCATACAGGGCTCTGGCCGTGGACACGTGCGGTTCGAGTGATTCCTGGGGACACCGGAGCCACACCTGGCCTGACTTTCATTGCTTACTGGGCTCCAGTTGCTCCTCTGCCTCCAGGCAGGTCTCACTCCACAAGACATTTGAGGTAGCTAGCAGAACTAGTCTTCCATAGGATTAGTTATGGTGGGATTTTGCACATGACTAAAGGAGATGACCTGCAGTTTGGAGAGTGGGAACTTCCTTCTGCAGCGGGGCTGAGTGGAGGGGCTGCTCCCGTGCAAGAACCAGTGTCAGCATGTGGCAGCCAAAACGCCTGAGCGCCAAGGATGGGTCCTCGCATggactgctgctgcagcacaggagTAATCTTACCCgtgaaatatttctaaagtgACTCTCCATCTGTGCAGGCTGGTCCTGAGGGAATTAACTCTCGTGGGTGTTTCTGGCTCTCACGGGCTGGCTTCGTTGAAGGAAGGAGTGCTGCTGGGACCTCAGAAACATCCGCAGCACCCTCGCAAGCAGAAAATATTGTGGTTTGATTTGTTCTATGGATCTTCCAATGCAACGCCCAGATGTTCCCAATCTGATTGAGGGGTTAGCAGATTTCCTCACCAGGGTGGGTTATTAGACAAGCATGGCCAGGACACGATGGGGTCTCGGAGATGCCATGCTTTCTTCATCTGGCGTGTTGGTGAAGAAACTTTGTCAGTGAAGTGAAGAGCTCCTTGGGAAGGCTGCCTGGCTTGCCAGCTTGATTGTGTTCCCTTTGTCCTCTTCACcatgtaattttatttccaaatgtgAGGGGTCAGCTCCAGCATCAATAGGTGAGCTCAGCTGCTGGAAGGTCAGCTTGGGAAAATTTCATGCAATAGCCAGCAGACACGAGAGTCTGAGGAATGGTAAAGCATTTAGGGTCACTGGAGGATTCTGTAATTTGCTCTCTATGGTGGTATCCaagcttttgtttccttctgcaaTTCAGGAAAGCTCCTAAAATCCAGTGGACAGATGGTTCACAACCCCAGTGCCCCACCATGTGCAACATCAATGCTCACAGGTTCTCTCCAGGGCCACAAGCAGTTCGGATTTCTCCTGTTGTCATTTCTCCGTCACCCCTGAAAGCGCTGCCCTGTTTCCTAGTCTAACCACAGGCTGGACAGCTCTCCCACCCCAGCCGAGGATGTGGCAGTTCTTGTCTGGCGGTCCGAGTTCTGCAGGACCGATCGGGAGCTCATTTGCTGGAACTGCTTTGGCTGCGGTGGCCACAGGGCTAACATTTATCTCGGATGCCTGGGCTGGTGAGTGAGGAACGCTCCCGCCTGTGGGTGTCTCTGGGGCTCCTTGTGGCTGGGGCTGCTTGGGTGCTGGCATGACGGTCACGGGCTGTTGGAGTGCAGCCAGGGCTTTCTGGCGGTCGTGTATTTTCTCGTGGCGCAAGAGGTGAGTTCTACGGGTGAAGCATTTCTTGCAGGTGGTGCAGCAATACGGCCTTTCCTGCGAGTGGGTCTGCAAGTGCCGCCGAAGGGAAAACGTGCAAGAGAAAATCTTTTTGcaaaaactgcatttcagcaCAGACTTCCTACGAGACTTAGGGCTCCCTCTGTCTAGCTCCTCCTTGGCCTGGCCCAGCCAGGGACCCCCAGCATATGTCCCATTGCCCAGGCTGTGGGCACCTCCACACAAAGCCCCGCAGAACTTTCTCCTCGGCCGGATCCTCAGCTCTGGGTGGACGTTCCCCCAGACCTTGGCCCCAAAGGCCCTGTCTTTTATGTGGATGCTCTGGTGAAGGTCCAGGTGGCGTTTGTCCGCAAAGCTGATCTCGCACATTGTGCATTCGTAGGGCCCCTCTTGGGCATGGCTCCGCTGGTGGATGATGAGGTTGATTTTCAGACGGAAACGTTTCCCGCACTCGGTGCAGGGGTGCGACCACTCACGCACATAGCCACGCCGACAGTTGCCCATCAGGAGGCTGCTGCTCGCACATCTGCTTGGCTTCTTCTTGTTCTTGGCCTTGGCTGGCTCACTTTTGGGGCACTTCTGGATCTCTGGACTCGGAGAGGGTGCAGAAACCTCTTGCAATGCTTCAGGCTCCTCTTCCTTAATTTTGATGTTTTCAAGAGAAGTCCCTTCACATgccctttcattttctgttaaagaGCCTTCCTCTGAAACAGAGCA comes from the Haliaeetus albicilla chromosome 2, bHalAlb1.1, whole genome shotgun sequence genome and includes:
- the LOC104312687 gene encoding zinc finger protein 777 isoform X2, yielding MSRRGPAQSGTPRRKAVQAMGPRASAGQAEAQQLQELRNRTERAERRLLACENLVGELGSNLAALGSLLQEYGQLQQRLENVENLLKNRNFWILRLPPGSRGEVPKVPLTFDDVSVYFNEQEWERLDRWQKDLYRAVMRGNYEMLISLDYAVSKPDILSRIERDEELCVKDGQKPPLTRIGDSQEPLQAPEKVDRVEEALGEEEVPMEADRDYAVSKPDILSRIERNEELCIRDGQESRQTSVRDGQESRQTSVRDGQESPQTPKEMDQKEGALGEDKVPAEVDTELPILVMNVMSLSAQKGQQHREDQPETEMEEDPAESNTEEGSLTENERACEGTSLENIKIKEEEPEALQEVSAPSPSPEIQKCPKSEPAKAKNKKKPSRCASSSLLMGNCRRGYVREWSHPCTECGKRFRLKINLIIHQRSHAQEGPYECTMCEISFADKRHLDLHQSIHIKDRAFGAKVWGNVHPELRIRPRRKFCGALCGGAHSLGNGTYAGGPWLGQAKEELDRGSPKSRRKSVLKCSFCKKIFSCTFSLRRHLQTHSQERPYCCTTCKKCFTRRTHLLRHEKIHDRQKALAALQQPVTVMPAPKQPQPQGAPETPTGGSVPHSPAQASEINVSPVATAAKAVPANELPIGPAELGPPDKNCHILGWGGRAVQPVVRLGNRAALSGVTEK
- the LOC104312687 gene encoding zinc finger protein 777 isoform X1; the protein is MSRRGPAQESGTPRRKAVQAMGPRASAGQAEAQQLQELRNRTERAERRLLACENLVGELGSNLAALGSLLQEYGQLQQRLENVENLLKNRNFWILRLPPGSRGEVPKVPLTFDDVSVYFNEQEWERLDRWQKDLYRAVMRGNYEMLISLDYAVSKPDILSRIERDEELCVKDGQKPPLTRIGDSQEPLQAPEKVDRVEEALGEEEVPMEADRDYAVSKPDILSRIERNEELCIRDGQESRQTSVRDGQESRQTSVRDGQESPQTPKEMDQKEGALGEDKVPAEVDTELPILVMNVMSLSAQKGQQHREDQPETEMEEDPAESNTEEGSLTENERACEGTSLENIKIKEEEPEALQEVSAPSPSPEIQKCPKSEPAKAKNKKKPSRCASSSLLMGNCRRGYVREWSHPCTECGKRFRLKINLIIHQRSHAQEGPYECTMCEISFADKRHLDLHQSIHIKDRAFGAKVWGNVHPELRIRPRRKFCGALCGGAHSLGNGTYAGGPWLGQAKEELDRGSPKSRRKSVLKCSFCKKIFSCTFSLRRHLQTHSQERPYCCTTCKKCFTRRTHLLRHEKIHDRQKALAALQQPVTVMPAPKQPQPQGAPETPTGGSVPHSPAQASEINVSPVATAAKAVPANELPIGPAELGPPDKNCHILGWGGRAVQPVVRLGNRAALSGVTEK